From Vicia villosa cultivar HV-30 ecotype Madison, WI unplaced genomic scaffold, Vvil1.0 ctg.000684F_1_1_2_unsc, whole genome shotgun sequence:
TTGGTTAGTATGATCCTAGAAAATTGTGTTAGATCTTAAACTATTTTTcactataattttaaatattatatttaaaatttagatcttaattatttttagttattactTTCCCATTTCAAAATAAATGacatatttatgaaaataaattgtttaaaaatgactAACATGTTCAAATTTATAtacaatattgatttttttaattgttcCATCTAATTTGATATTGTTTATATCATTCTCAATTTAACATcttccattttttatttatagtGAATACACAAATAAATAAAGATAATTTGGTAAAATATTATTCTTCTGCTttcatttatttactatttttaactTGTGTGAGTTAGTTAACTATAGGTCAGTTTATTGGGAACAAAGAGAGTGTTACATTATACTCCCTCTGGTCCTTAATataagaagatttttgaaaaaaaaattgatccTAAATATAAGAAAAAGCACAACTTTTAATGTCTTTTTACTTCTTAAATGTTATTTCTACCCTTAATGATAATTTTCACTCTATAAAATTTTCAATGCAAGAGCCTTTGAATGCACGCTACATGCTTTTTCAccaaagatttttgaaaataaaaaagagataGGATAGATGTTGTATGCTAGTACATAGTATTTTAACAAGGTTGCTGTATAAATACCCATTATAGAGCTTTTTGAGATTTAAGTGTAAATTGAGTTCCATGAAAGAAACTTTTCATGTTCACACTCTCAAAGAAAATAGAGGGCATGCAAGCAATACTCAAGTGAAGAGCTTCTTTGAATAAATAAGTTAACAGAGAAGTTTAATGAAGTTGCTGAAGAGTTTGTTGAGGATTCAATGGATAAAAGTGAAGAAAATTTTTCAGATATGAAGGAGGTTGGAAGTATCTTTAGAAGAAAACTGAAATTTTGGAATGCTAATTTTTTAACAAAGTTGCAGTTTGATCTCAACAAATATCCAAACAAAGGCTATGGTTTTGGGTTTGAAAGCTTTGAACAATGAGGTTTtagtgtgtgcgtgtgtgtgcgtgtgagtgcgtgtgtgtgcgtgtgtgtactATATTCATCCACCCGAGTATGTCATACCACACTTTCTTTGTGATAACGCATTCAAAGAAAAGATGGCTATTCGTCTCATTTTAATCGCAAAAAACACATTTATCGTCATTGATCTCTCCAAAATGCTGCAGACGATCTTTGGTTGGAAGCCTCTCCATACAAGTCATCCAAAGGATAAATTTGGCCTTAGGTCTAGCCAAATTCCCATAGAAGAGTTTTCTCCAAGTCACTTTAGGCTTTTCCCCTCGCAAAAGGTTATAAACTTTTCGAGTAATATATTTATCTGTACTACATAAGTCCTTCCAAATGTCCGTATGAACAAGGTCATCCCTATGTTTGAACATAACTTTAAGGATCCAGGAGCATTGGGTTCTAGGATAAAAGGTATGAGgatctgatttttttttatataataagtgTGAATCCAGGAGTtccacaacttgtccttttttTCACAAACATTCCAGAGAAGCTTACCAATAGTTGCTTTATTCCATTCCATGAGAGAGATCAGATTTAGCCCACCAGCAGCTATAGGATTACTCAGATAATCCGAAGCAACAAGTGCTTTCCTGGATATGTGCTCTTTACCTGTCCAGAGGAAGCTCCTGCAAATACTATTAATGTGAGAAATAACTTCTTTAGGGAGCGGAAAAATCTGCATCCAATAGTTTGCAATAGAGAAAATGACACTCTTCAGTAATTGGGTTCTTCGTGCATACGATAGTAATCTTGTGCTCCAATGTCTCAATCTAGTAAGCATTTTCTCAATCAAAGGCTGACATTGGAAAATGGTTAACTTCTTGCTGGTTAGAGGGACACCAAGGTACTTGAAAGGCATATTTCCAATAGCAAAGTCGGTTTCTTGTTGAATTTGATTAATGGTATCATCATCCACACCCCAAAATAAATTATACTTTTTGGGATGCTGATCTGCATGCAGTCCCGTAGAAGCTGAGAATCCACGAACTTTATCCATGATCAATTTCACTGATGCTAGATCACCTCTCACAAACCTCAGGATATCATCAACGAAGCACAAATTAATAATCTTTAACTTTTCACATTTCGAATGGAAATTGAAGTTTGGTACCCGACATAATCCTTGAAGGATCCGATAAAAGTATTCCATAATAAGCACAAAAATGAGAGGTGAGATGAGATCCCCTTGTCTAAGACCTCGTTTTGCCTTGAGGATCTTAGAAGGAGTTCTATTCATAGAGAAGCGATAAGAAACTGTAGTCACACAAGCCATGATCCAAAACTAAGCCGCACTAAAACATAGCTTATATTTGATACACAAAAACTAAGCCATGATACAAGATATTTGATACACAATTTAGAAAACTAAGTAATAATCTAATAAACAAGTTAACCCACGAAAACATAGCTTTATACACAAATAAGCCGCACAtaaattttctcttttgtttttactaattttttaatataCAATTTTACTCACAAAAAAACTTAGATGCGAATAAGCTGCAAGaaagttttcaaaaatatttttttttataattttattcacAGAAACTTATTTTTATCTGCGGATAAATCGCAGGTAAATTTCTGTACAATTTTCGCCGGTCACACATTTGTAACAAGCATAGCAGATTGCGCCAGCTGCTAGACGTGTTAGACCTCTTTCCTTCCTTGGCACCTCTGGATCTCAATGGGAACTGGGAAGATCTCCCACAAATCTAAATCATCATAATTAGGtgctttaaaatatatttatcaatTTCTACCTAATATCCTTTTTAAAGCTAGCTGTTTTAGCCTGCACCAAATCTTTAAATATGAATAATAGTAATTGACTAATATAAATGCCTCATCCACGCTTATGTACTTCATAAAATAGCCTCACTCACATTACTTACTGAGAGCAGCTATGTTGACACCAAAATTCAACACCGTAAATGCTACACCGTATGACATATAGTTAAGAGCATGTTTAAATTTGTGCTTTTATACAAAAAGTAGAagagaaattaacattaaaaaatttaaaaccgtATCAAATACGGTGTAAGTGTTAGATTATGGTGTCAAAGAAGCATATCTATTACTTTATATTTAAGAAgatcaaataatttttaaatgtcTTAATCAATATTTGAGCGGCAAAAGAAATTCGATTGTCGGATTTGTTTTTATCATGGTAAGTCGGACACTTTCTTACCGAGTAAATCAAGATTTTTATGATCTCAGAATATTAAtatgaatttttatatttttagataTTCAATCTTgtgtttattaaatatttatatttaatgtcatgaaaatgaaaataattaatttttctataaaataaaagctaatttttttaaaaatatttgcatcCAATgccttataaattaaaataattgatttatttaaataatattttttatatttaaaatttttaaagagTGTTTCTAAAGTACTCGTTAGCATGatccttttaaaaataaatttaagtgtgtgttttctttttctctcgTTTAAATGTATATTCTAGATATTAAGTGACTATAATTCTTGAATAGTTACAATAATgtgatcaaagtgagaggtcaATGTACGCATTATCTTCTCAACAATCATTTTGTCAATAAGGGTTTCAGCATAACTTTTTCTTAGATGAACAATTATGCACATTCGGCACAACCTGCaatcttttcttcttctcccaTCTGCAGTAATTCATACTACCTTTGTAGTGTCTATAACTTGACAGTTTTAACCTTCTCACGTCCTTCGTAATACTTGACAAGAATGTCTCATGCCTCCTTTGtcgattcagcatgagaaatccgATCAAAATTCGTCGTATCTATCGCCAACTAGATACAATACACAACCTTGCAATCTTTTTTCTTCGCTTCCTTGTGAATAACTCTTTGAGCATCGATTGCATTGTCAGCAAGTTCAGAGACGCCATTGTTGACCACTTCTAGGGTTTTATGAAAACCAAACAAAGATTACATCTGTTTCTCTATCGGATCCAATTGTTGCCGTAAAAAATTGAAAGATAATTCGACATGCCATTGGTACAATTCATCTCTGCAGCAATTAATTAACTACCCACAATCTAAAAAACACGGTCACCAACGTGTGATTCTTGAAAACACGATCAAAAACCTAATCAAAATTTTATATACCAATTTGTAAGTGCGTGAGATACTTTGAGTGAGAGAATTAATAAGATGAAAAGTATTAAAAGTAGAGTTTATTATTTACATATTTAAAActgaatttttgtttttgtttttacttgTAGACAGCATATACGGCATGAATGaagtatttttatttacttatttttgtGAATACTTCAACTACTTAGAATTTTGTTGATGAAATAAAATTCAATCGATACACTGCATAATAAAATTCGTCTTATCTTCCTTGGATTGATTTGCttgtattattgttattattaatataaactaAATCATGTTCAAATTCTAATTCCACTTTAGTACTAAAAGAATAATGTAGCAACAAATCCACGTACTTGTTTTATTTGGTTTTGACACAATCCACGTAGTATTTGTTTTGTGTGTTAGTGGTATGCATATCCTAAATCTTGCCTTATTCAAGCAGCCGTAACGTCACAGATGTTATAAATTACTTTAATATTCTCAAGGGATCGACCTGCACGATTCTTCAAATACTACGGGTCAATGAAAATTAAATTTGCAACGAATAGAATGAAAATTAAATTTGCAACGAATAGaaagataaaataattttatcttaattttaaataatatttgtgaaattttataaataaaaaattaaaattaaaaataagtttttgttGCAAAAAATTAGACGGAGatcaaaattatttgaatttaaaataaatggaTTAATTTTGTAAATCAAGTAAAGTAATGGGACAAAAATTGTAATCAAGTCAATATCTTTAAAGATGAATTAAACGGTAGTTCCTCGTAAATTAgtatgtaaatattttttttaccgaTGTACTCATGGTTCCATGATGGCCAAAGGCCTTACAAGATCGACCAAACTCTGGAGGTCCAACCCAAAGCATCCTCATTGAAGGGCAACAGACAAGTGAAGTATCACTACAAGGCATGCACATGATCCAAGTTATTGTTCATTAAACACTATCAGATATAATCAAACGATCTCCCACAATAGGATTTAGCGAGAGCGATTTTAACCGCTCATACATATATCAGTCATACGCCATAACAAATATTCATCTCACTCTTGCAAGTTATACATGTTTGACGAGAATATGGCGTAAGAAAATAGTTTAGAGGGGTGAGTaaacttcaaaaataaaattatactgATTGTTCAAAAACGAAATATCAGAGATTTTTAGAATTGCACGCAAAAATGTTTTAAAGCAAAATTGAGCCAATTATactcaaattaaatttaaatcatGTACATTTAATCAATGTACAAATATCACAAATTGAATTAATGATGATACACAACGTATTCAATTGATATCAATCGTACAATTCACGAGAAGCGATTATACAATGATTCAATTTGTAAATTCTAAGCTCAACATATTTTTTCAGATTTAATCCCCACGAAAGCTCGAGTAGGTCCTAATTCCAAAaaaatataatcttaagcaataaATCCCTATCAATGCAATATACAATAAACTACTATATGAATTGAAATCCTaggcatgcaatatactacaAAATTTAAATGCAAGAGTAAAGGTAGATAGAAGACACAAAAATTATAATGCTTCGACTCGGTCGTTCTCGCGTGAGTCTGCGTGCACTCTTCAACGGCTTCCCATTGGGACCTGCATAGCTTTATTATATTTTGACAAATATTCCAAGAGTTTGTACAACCACTAGTCCACAATAATGTTGAAGAAAATAAAACTTCAACTCTAAATCTTGACTTGTATGTAGCTTTACGTGAAACTCTTCTACGCAATCTTTACTTGATTAATGCATCAAGAATCTCCCAATATCACCAATTCTACTCCAAGCCTCCATCTGTAGCAATCAACCCTTTGATCCTACTGATTCCTTGAGCGGTGAATTGTCCGAAGATCTGAGCAGAACTCCGCATTATCCGTAGCCTTCCACACAATCACTACTAAGGCAATTTGGGAGAAGAATCTTGAACTTTATACATTGGAATTTGTCAGTATTAATGATAAATTCTCAATCTTGCAACAACCTGAAAAATCTTGACCCAATCTTCAAGAACGTTTAATTTTTAGACAACGTCTCCCCCAATCAATCATGGATCTATCATCATCAAGATTTGAAAACAAAACTAAGATTGAAGATGAAATAAATTATAATGCAAGATTTTTGAACTTTTTCAAAGCGAAAGAGAGTTGATTTCATAGAAAATCACAAATGATTATGAAATTCCACACATGAAAAGTGTTGACAAAAGGTTTTATATGTGCTTGAGCATAAAAATGAGTGGTAAAAGTTGGTTAGATTTGAATCAAGAAAAATACATGGTTTGATTCAAGTGAGCAAGTCAACggaataaaattaatttagattTTTGACCCATTTCTGGTTTGATTTGAGTCAAGTATAAAGCATGATTCGAATCAAAGACCTCGTGATTCGAATCATGTATAAAGTGTTATTTGAATCAACCGCGGCTGGCCCTTTAGAAAAGTGTTCAAACACGGCGTGACTTGAATCAAGTGCaaagtgtgattcgaatcaaattaAGCAGAGGTAACCAGTAAGttatttgattcaaatcaaattgtttaaaaagatATGTTTCACCCCTATTGGATTTGATTTGAATCAGAAAGCAtgtttaatttgattgatttgaatcaacacacaaaatctcaatttttcatattttcaaaagtactttcaaatttttctttgcatctaatttaaataaataatacatatagTTTTTATTCTACCAACTAATGTAATTGACTAAAAGCATATTGATCAAGCTTAAACATAACCATTGATTTATGCATGATAAAATGAATAACAAATCATTTTTAAGCTTGATTCAAAAGATGTGTTAACACGAGAGAGACACAATAAACGATGATAAACGAAAGCGATAAGACAAACAACAAAATAACCGTATTGGGGGTACTCCTCTGCATGTGTTAGGGACATGCAACAATCTCCTAGGGATATGCAGCTTCAATACATCCTAGGCCTCATTATCTTAGGCGTTAGAATGCTAACCTTGTAGGTCTACCCTTACTCCATTGAACCGGAGGCTCGTGTCGACGCATTAGATAAGCTTCTTTTCTACTGTATCACCGATCTCTCATTTTACTACAGAACAAAAGCACCATCTATGAGACTCAACTTCTTATTCTCACGAATTTTCACAAAAAAATCCATCAAATCCTAATTGTTTTTCCACCGCAATTGATCCAACTTTCGTTCAAATCCTCGATTAACTCTATATCCACAATGGTAGCATTTAAATCAGCTCAGACAACCGTTCATCACAATGCTAACGCCTATGTTGAAACGACGACACATATTTTTTCTCTCATAAGAGAAGCTCCTCCTCCTCCATTAGGAGAAATCGATCTAGTCCTCGTAAATTCTCCGAATGTCTCGTACCCTCAAGCTTCAATCCATCCCCTATTGGTTAGAGCACTTTTCTGATCTTTTTGATATTCCAACTTCTCTAGCAACTACTTCAAAGTCAAACCTCAAAGCAACCTCAACAACAAGAGCAAATTTTTAAACCAGGAATACTACAAAGCCTTCATCTACTCTAAGTCAATCTAGGCATGCAAGGAATTAACAAACTGCTTACCCACTTTTATAACTTGGTTTAACAACAGAATGTGCACCTCCTGACTAAGAGACTTTTCAGAGTATAAGAGAATCTACACAAATCATAATAAGATTAATGATgacatgaaaaaaaattgaagtctTCTGATGTAACTTTCAAAAAGTTCAAGTCAACACGACcttaaaaattttcaaaatcaattttaataacAAGGTTACATGTTTTATCTTTCTTTCTTATGTATGTGATAGACAATATCTTAAGCAATAAAAGCATTATTTGTGGTCATAACCGTCCTAAAgcatgttttaatttttaaggtaaaatatcctttttagtcccttatgttaaccttggggttcattttagtcccttaactttttaaattgtgtcattttagtcctttttgtcacattagcgacggaaaaactcaaaaatcgatcgctaatatgacaaaaaggacaaaaatgacaccttttgaagagttaagggaccaatatgacattttttgaaattaagggaccaaaatgaaccccgaggttaatataagggaccaaaaagggtattttgttaatttttaaaattggatcTCTAATATTAGGGGTGTTCACAGTACGGTTTGAACAGTTTTTAcgtaaaaaatatatgaatcgcaagagaaaaaaatgtgtgattcggtttgattcggttgacttttagaaataaaatcgaaCCAAATGAAACCAATGCCGTTTGGGTTGGttcgatttttttaaaaataatttattgagccatacatacacatatagatgacaacataactttgtatttaatcATTTATGAGTTAtcgaataacaacaaaactcatcatatttggacaacaactttccatttaatatacataaataagattatataaaaatgaaataaaaacataaaatagtagcataaaacaatatcaaaaatattataatgaaatagaaagaaaaaaagagtgaaagattagagaagatgaaaaagaaagagcaataGAGAGGAGAGATTAGAGAATAAGAGGAGCATCAAAAACTTAATTGGAAGAGCgaacagtagaataaaaataataagatgaaaaagaaagaacttaagagatgagAGACTAGACAAGAAGAGATGATATGTACTTGGAAAAAAAGATGGGAAAAGGCGCGATACCGCTATGTGAGATTTgagaagacataaactaaaacCTTTagtgtgaggaagagaaaatcattggTAATTGTAAGTCTAAGGTgtaataggtttgagtttgggttggatgtgggtTAAATGAATGTTGGTTGTAACGTAATGTGGTTTAGTTCGGTTTGTAATTTACAATCCACAAACCGAACCGCGCGGTTTTGTTTAaaaatggttcaaacacatccgaatcaaatgcgattttttgcggtTTCAATTTGATTTGGTTTAATTTTGTGGTATTGTACCAAACCGGTTTGATTTTAAACACCCATATCTAATATAAAGAGgcataatcatttttttaaaaaataattacacgTAGAAGATACCAGATTTataccaaaataataataatttttaaatttgaatctCTAATATAAAAAggcataatatattttttatagtcgTCTTTTATCGATAATTTCTATACATTTTATATAATAAGCAATAATAAAATTTGACTAAATTTATTGTGCTACAAATATAAATGATTAATTATTaggataaagctaacatgtgtCCCAAAGGCacatgttaaaaaatttaaatataataaatttgtattgaaaaatgtaataaacatattaattataatttttttataaaaataatgcataattttttttaaaaaaattctacatTTAGCTCTTAAAAAATGTCTACATTTAGCTTTTAATTTCTCGCATTAACCTAATTATTATCCAATGTTAATATAAAATACTTTACACGGCTGATGCATCACAATTATTTATAAGTGATATTTTATATACGATTAAGGTAAAAGTCAAACACTATCAAACATCTAACAATTATGATTAATTGAATGTGTAAAAATTCTTATAATATTGATTAAATATGTATGTTGcggtttgatattttctttgtttttttttgttgttattgaaaTTAACAATTAAATTACGAAGATTCGAATCCAAGGAGTCAACATAAGACATATTatgaatcctattttacattagCTTTCAATTCATTAGGTAAGCTTATCGGCTAttacatttttaacaaaaatttaatgtaatcattaatattaaaaattatttaaaaatagtccATATTTGAGTCGATCATTCAATTTGAAAAAAAGTAAAATCTAAacaataaaaattctaaaataacaTCGTTTTCAGACCAAAAATAAGGTTGTTTTCACACTGTAACAGCTTGCATCACATACTCTTATTTTGTATCTATTTATGTTTCACACTCTTACATTACAATTATTCATTCTTAGTTGCATTATTATTTCTTCAGAAACAACACTTTTCTGTCTCTTTCTCCTTTTTTTCTATGATATTGTAGAGCCATAAAAAAGTTTGTTTCATACAAACTCAAACTAAGATGCACCTTTTTCCATACTTTTCAATTCATAATTAATACATAACATACACTAATAATTTGAATTAAGACGATAAATTTTAGAAATATCTTGTTTGATTCAGATAATGATTTGATTTATGTGATTCGGATTAAGTAATTACATAATTCGAATCACTCACTCAGTCGTGGTTTATCTTGCGCCTCAGTTCTAAACTATGGCCAGATTGTAAAACCATAGTTTTTATTTAATGTATAGCATACGGTTTAGTTGCCTAGGTCTTGCCACGGTTTGTTTATGGCCACTAATTAAAACCGAGGCTAAGTTTTGCACGTTTTACACCATTATTaatcttgccacggtttatttTTGTGTCATggcataaaaatgtcattttagtCCTGGAGGTAAACATCGATATCGTTTCCTGGAGACTTTGGTCCAGGAATCAACAATGACAACATTGTATATTCCGGTTTCATGGACAGCCAACGTGGTGTGTTGTATACCATCGTCAAGATAGGCCATGTACTATGAGACAAGCTCATTGTCCTAAATGGATTAAACCCATCACTCGTTAAGCCAAGTCTTACATTGCGGGACTCACTAGAAAAATCTGGATGGAGCTCGTCAAAGTCCTTCCAGGCTTTACCATCAGCAAGATGCCTCAATTTCCCATCCTTTGAGCGCTCTTCCTCATGCCATCTCATTGACTCAACTGTCTTTGAACACATGAACAACCTTTGTAGTCTAGGAATTAACGGAAAGTGCCTCAAATTTTTTGCAGGAACTCTCTAATCATTTTTCGATTGCTCAGACTCACATCCTTCAGTTGGAGCATTTTGTTTCCACCGTGAAGCTTCACAAATAGTGCAAGAATTGTCCTTTTCATGCTCTTTCCAAAATAGCATGCAATCATTTGGGCATGCATGGATCTTTTTAAATCAAGGCCTAAACCACTTATCATGGTTTTTGTCTTGTAAAATGATACATGAATGTTTAAATCAGGCATTGCTTCTTTCGACAATTCTAAGAGGGCGGTGAATGAGGTATTTCTCCAGCCGTGAAGACATTTCAACAAGTAGAGTTGAATCGTGAATGATAACGTAGAGAAGTCTTTGCATCCAGGGTATAGTTCTTGTTCCGCCTCTTTAATCAAATTGTAAAACGTTCTAGCATCGTCATTGGGACCTTCATGAGCTCCGTGTGCTTCTGCCCTATATACATATATGTCATGAAATAAGCCAGAAATGTCATCATGTGATCCCTCTTAATCTTCCATTTCATCACCAATTTCCCTAGACCTTTGTAGTTTCTCCCCATATTCCAACCATACATCATAACCTTTTAGAAAACCTTTGACTATTAGGTGATCCTTAATAATATCTCTTGtttttcaatacaaatttttACACTTGGCACAAAGGAATAAAAGCTCATCTCCATGAGGTATTCCATTAATGAAGGCAAAGTCTAAAAATTGAGTAACACCGTTGATGTACTCTAGACTAAACCATGGAAATTTAGTCCACTCTTTGTCCATCATTTATAATCTAAATATTTGAAACACACAACACATAACACATTTAAAGCTGAATGCATACATAAACCATACATGAACATatacaaaacaaatatctttggAGCTGTACTAACAGGACCAAGGCGGTTACTTATTATTTGCAGTACAATTATTAATGTGCTGCAATGAATTTAATTCACAATATAAACATCAGTTCACATCAGCAAACATGCATCAAATCACACCCTATCCAaattataaacatataaacatgcaCATAAACATTATACAAATTCTAATAACCAACTGCGTTCCACCGTT
This genomic window contains:
- the LOC131630438 gene encoding uncharacterized protein LOC131630438; its protein translation is MACVTTVSYRFSMNRTPSKILKAKRGLRQGDLISPLIFVLIMEYFYRILQGLCRVPNFNFHSKCEKLKIINLCFVDDILRFVRGDLASVKLIMDKVRGFSASTGLHADQHPKKYNLFWGVDDDTINQIQQETDFAIGNMPFKYLGVPLTSKKLTIFQCQPLIEKMLTRLRHWSTRLLSYARRTQLLKSVIFSIANYWMQIFPLPKEVISHINSICRSFLWTGKEHISRKALVASDYLSNPIAAGGLNLISLMEWNKATI